The following nucleotide sequence is from Deinococcus aerius.
GGGTGAAGTCGCGGGCGAGTTGCTGAAGCTGCTTCTGCTCGTCGGTGAGGGTGAAGTCGATCATGCGGACACTCCTGGAAGGGGGCGGCGCCGTGCTGGGCCGGGCCGGGAACAACGGGTCTCTGAACTCGGTTCAATTTAACATGCACGGGAATTCCCCCGCCTGCTGTTCCTCCCTCCGGGACGCCCCCGGCGGCAGGATCGCACTACTCTGCGTCCATGTCCGCCGACCCCCGCCTCACGCTGCGCCCGGTCCAGCCCGGGGACGCGGCGGCGCTGGCGCACGTGGCCTACGAGACGGCGTTCTTCGGGGAGAGTGCCGAGCGGTTCTTTCCGTGCCGCCCGCTGTTCGCCGCGCTCTGGGTCGCGCCGTACTTCCAGGATGGGAGCGGCAGCGTGGGCTTCGTCGCCCTGCGCGGGGAGGAGGTCCTGGGGTACATCCTGGGGAGCGTGGACCCGGGCCGCTACGCCCTGGCCCTGACCGCGCAGGTTCCGGGGCTCCTGGGGCAGTGGCTGCGGGGACAACTCCCGGGCGCGTGGCCCTCGCTGGCCTACCTGCTGCGCTCGGCGCTCTACCGGGTGCCGCACCCCCCCGCCGACCGTTACCCGGCCCACCTGCACCTCAACCTGCTCGCGTCCGCGCGGGGACTGGGGGCGGGTGGGGCTCTCCTCGACGCCTTCCTGGCCGAGCTGCGCGCCCGGCGGGTTCCCGGCGTCCAGCTCTCGACCACCCGCCGCAACGTGGCCGCCGTCGAGCTCTACACCCGGCGCGGCTTCCGGGAGTGGGCGGCGCGGCGCACACGGCTCTGGACGCCCTGGACCGGGCAGCCGGAGGAACAGGTCACGATGGCCCTCAATCTCGGCGGGGAAACGGCATGACGCCTGCCCGCTCCAGACCAGGGCCACCGCACAGTCGCCAGGTGGGCACCGCCGCGTATAACCCCTCTGCGAGTCGCCGGGAAGGCAACCGCCTCGGGTTCTTGACGAGCCAAGGTTGTGCCTGGTTCCCCTCTCAGTGGGGCTGAGGGATTGACCAGGACGAGCCCGCCAAAACCGCACGTTGCGGTGGCCCTGCACTCCAGACAGTGGCACCGCGACCCCACGCATGGAAGGCCTATCATCCCGGGATGAGCCAGCAAGCGCCCCCGCGCCCCGACATACCCAGATTCTTCTACGGCTGGGTCGTGGTGGGCGTGACCGTCCTGGCCCTGCTGCTGGCGGCTGGAGCCCGCAGCGCCCCTGGGGTGTTCCTGGTTCCCATGCAGGAGGCGCTGAGCCTGAGCCGCGGCACTCTCTCGCTCTCGGTCAGCCTGGGGCTGCTCGTCTTCGGGCTCAGCGCCCCGCTGTCGGGCCGCCTGATGGACCGCTTCGGGCCGCGCCGGGTGGCGACCGCCGGGCTGGCCCTCGTCGCCCTCAGCTTTTTCCTGAGTACCCTGGCGCACTCGGCCCTGAGCCTGCACCTGACCTGGGGCCTGCTGAGCGGGCTGGGCACCGGTCTGGTCGGCAGCGTCCTGGGCGCGACGGTGGCAACCCGCTGGTTCGTGCGGCAACGCGGTCTGGTCACCGGGCTCTTTGGGGCGGCGACGAGCGCGGGGCAACTGCTGTTCATCCCCCTGCTGACAGGCTGGGCCGGGGCGCGCGGCTGGACGGGCGGCGCCCTGCTGATCGCGGTAGCGGCGGCCCTGCTGGTCCCCCTGGTGTGGTGGTGGCTGCGCGACAGCCCGGCGCAGGTGGGGCTCAGGCCGGATGGGGACGCGCCCACGCAGGACCTGCCCGTGACCGCCGCGCCCCCACCCGACCCCCTCGCCATGCGGCGGGCGGTGCGGCACCGCGACTTCTGGCTGCTGGTGATCACCTTCTTCGTCTGCGGGGCGACGAGCAACGGCCTAGTCGGCACCCACTTCATGCGTTCTGCGGCGACCTGGGGCTCACGCCGGGCTTCGCCGCTGGGATGCTCGCCGTAATGGGCGTCTTCAACTTTGTCGGGACGCTCGCCAGCGGGTACTTCACGGACCGGGCCGACCCGCGCTTTCTGCTGGGGCTGTACTACGCCTTCCGGGGGGTCAGCCTGGCGCTCCTCCCCTTCGTGCCGCCGGGCTACAGCCTGACGCTGTTTGCCGTGCTGTTCGGCCTGGACTACATCGCCACGGTGCCGCCCACCATCGCGCTGACGGCGGACACCTTCGGGCGGGCCAACGTGGGCACGGTCTACGGCTGGATTTTCTGCTCGCATCAGGTGGGGGCCGCACTCGCCTCCTGGCTGGGTGGGGTCAGCCGGGACGCCCTGGGCAGCTACAGCGCGGCGATGATCGCGGCGGCCATTCTGGCGGGGGCGGCGGCGGTGCTGGCGCTGGGGGTCACGGCGCCTGCCCGGCGGGCTCAGCCCACGTCGTAGGTCTAGGGTTTACAGCACGTCCTCCGCGCTCCCCCGCTTCCTGAGGTTGTTCTGCGTCTTGCGCCAGCGCAGTGCCTTCACGATGGCGGGGGCGGCGGCGTTCAGGTTCAGGTCGTAGGCGGGATACCACACGCGCTGCTCGGAGAACTTCAGCTTCATCTTGAAGACCCCGAAGGAGTGCTTGTCCTCGTCCAACCTGCGGGGAATGCCCCAGAAGTCGAAGAGGGTGTAGCCCCGCCGTTTGGCGTCGAGCATCGCGTTCCAGTAGAAGGCGTCGGGGGCCTTGGCGTCCTTGTAGGGCGTGCCGTCGGCGTGGGTGCGTTCGTCGCGCACACTGCCGCCGAAGAGGTAGTACGTGCCCGTACCCATCGCCAGGAAAAAGCCCCCGGCGAGCGCCTTGCCCTCATACCGCGACAGCACGATGTACGCCTCGCCGCCGTGGGCATTGCCCTCCCGCAGCATCGTCTCGTAGTAGGCGCGGGGAAAGGCGCCGAGCTTGGCCCGCTCGTTCGTAGCGGTAAAGATCTCCCAGAACGCCTCGAAGTCGTCGTCCCGGCCCGCCACCACGCCCAGCTTCTGCGCGGCGCGCACGTTGCGGCGGGCCATGGAGTGCAGGCCGGAGAAGAGTTCGTCTTCGGAACGGGTGAGGTCCGCGAGGATCGTGTGTTCGGGCTGCTCGCTCTCGGCGCGGCGGAAGGGGCCGTACTCGCCGGGAACAGGCACGCTGTCGTCCGCCGGAATGGGGGAGGGGGGCTCGATCTTGAGCAGGGCGTCGGTGGGCCGGGCCACCTTCCGCACCGCCTCCGCCACCGCCGGGAGCAGGTCGAGCGACTCCAGCGCCGGGCCGCGCGGGGCGTAGAGGGTGGAAAAGCCGGGCACCAGCCGCTTGCGCAGCAGTTGCAGCGCCCCGACCGTCTTCCCATTCCTCTGAATCAGAAATCGAACGGGGACCTGACCCAGCACGCGCCTGGCCTCGCCGTAGCCCCAGCCCTGCAGGGCGCTGGTGATCGGGAGCGAACGCACCGCGTCGTCGTACACGCGGGCGTCGGTGGTGGGCACGAGGGTCAGGCGCATCGGGGGGGATTGTAGCAGGGGTGGGGGAAGCTGCCGGGGGCGGGCCAGCCTGCCCGGCGCGGCATCCACCCGTCTGTCAGCCGACAGTTCACCCACCCACCGGGACGCTACAGTGAATGGATGAAACAGAGCCTTCTGACGCTCGCGCTTCTCCTTGGCGGCGCGGCCTTTGCCCAGACCACGCCCGCCCCCGCCCCCACGGCGCCCGCTCAGACAGCTCCGGCCCAAACAGCTCCAGCCCAGACTGCCCCGGCACAGACGGCTCCGGCCACGACGACGCCTGCCCCGGCTCCCGCCAATGCCCAGGCCATCGTGGCCCGGGTGGGGGGCGAGAGCTACACGCTGGCGGACTACGAGCGGGCCTTCCGCATCGCGGTGGCGCGGGTGCTGAACTCGCAGGGGGTGCCGTACTCGCCCGACATGCTCGCCGAGTTCGCGGGCGCCCGCG
It contains:
- a CDS encoding GNAT family N-acetyltransferase, translating into MSADPRLTLRPVQPGDAAALAHVAYETAFFGESAERFFPCRPLFAALWVAPYFQDGSGSVGFVALRGEEVLGYILGSVDPGRYALALTAQVPGLLGQWLRGQLPGAWPSLAYLLRSALYRVPHPPADRYPAHLHLNLLASARGLGAGGALLDAFLAELRARRVPGVQLSTTRRNVAAVELYTRRGFREWAARRTRLWTPWTGQPEEQVTMALNLGGETA
- a CDS encoding MFS transporter produces the protein MSQQAPPRPDIPRFFYGWVVVGVTVLALLLAAGARSAPGVFLVPMQEALSLSRGTLSLSVSLGLLVFGLSAPLSGRLMDRFGPRRVATAGLALVALSFFLSTLAHSALSLHLTWGLLSGLGTGLVGSVLGATVATRWFVRQRGLVTGLFGAATSAGQLLFIPLLTGWAGARGWTGGALLIAVAAALLVPLVWWWLRDSPAQVGLRPDGDAPTQDLPVTAAPPPDPLAMRRAVRHRDFWLLVITFFVCGATSNGLVGTHFMRSAATWGSRRASPLGCSP
- a CDS encoding MFS transporter codes for the protein MGVFNFVGTLASGYFTDRADPRFLLGLYYAFRGVSLALLPFVPPGYSLTLFAVLFGLDYIATVPPTIALTADTFGRANVGTVYGWIFCSHQVGAALASWLGGVSRDALGSYSAAMIAAAILAGAAAVLALGVTAPARRAQPTS
- a CDS encoding lipid II:glycine glycyltransferase FemX → MRLTLVPTTDARVYDDAVRSLPITSALQGWGYGEARRVLGQVPVRFLIQRNGKTVGALQLLRKRLVPGFSTLYAPRGPALESLDLLPAVAEAVRKVARPTDALLKIEPPSPIPADDSVPVPGEYGPFRRAESEQPEHTILADLTRSEDELFSGLHSMARRNVRAAQKLGVVAGRDDDFEAFWEIFTATNERAKLGAFPRAYYETMLREGNAHGGEAYIVLSRYEGKALAGGFFLAMGTGTYYLFGGSVRDERTHADGTPYKDAKAPDAFYWNAMLDAKRRGYTLFDFWGIPRRLDEDKHSFGVFKMKLKFSEQRVWYPAYDLNLNAAAPAIVKALRWRKTQNNLRKRGSAEDVL